TTTACAGTGTAATACACACTGAAGTAAAGTGTGGATTttaaaatccatgaattattcaatcTGAACTAAAACTACAAGGGTAGTGTGTTCTTCATCACCTTGGTTTAAGATAATCTGAGGTTAACACAAGACAAAATAACTTGATTTCATATCTGTTCTCAGTGTTAGTTTTAACATATAAAAACTATCGTGATTCAGATTCTGATCAGAATCAAAATGTTTTACTTGTCCAATAATGCAGGTCTGTTGGAAAATGTATCTTTTACTGGTGTGTGACAAACAAAAGAATACAATACAGTACTTAAGAAGACACAATATTACAAATAAATGTCCTGGCTTTTTTACATTACACTTCATGTATTAACACCACACATTTGTCTACACTGTACCTGTGTTTAATAATGAGATCTTCACTGGCCAGCCTGCGTAAACCTAAGGAGAAACAAAATACAACAGCCAGTTAAAGCATGTCCAACaacttttttgttattttttagaatgagcatgttttaaaattaaataatatgcacCTTTCACTTTGCCATGTCCTGGTATGAGGTGGCCTGTCCTGCTGTGGCGTCTGATGAGGTAGACAACTGCAACCATCAGAACACACCACAGGAGGGCGCCAATAATGCCGATGAACACTGGGTCCTGAAGCAGGATCTGAGACAGATGTCGTCTTTGGCTGTCCGACTCAAGAGGGCCCCCtatctgtgtgtctgagaatgaaacaggaaacagatgaaATCAGTTGGGCGTCACACTCAGGACACAGACTCCACTTTATCAGCGCACTAGCCGGATGTGGAGATTAACAGTGCTCTTTTGCTCACTGATGACAAATCCATGGGGGTCACTCAGTGTTCCAACTCCGGCTCCATTGACAGCTGCCATGGTGAGCCAGTATCGTTTCCCTGCTTTGATAGAAGAGATATCGAGGCTGTGCTGTCCACTGTCCACTGTCCAGTTCTGAAactgctgctcctcagactCCACACACCACACCTGAGCACAGAGACAGTTTGTATCCTTAACAGTATCCTCAaatcattcatgtttttatctaaTGTTTAAACTGTCTGTATTCATGGTTTAAAATACAAATCACACAGATATTGAGGAAATTATTAGGAATTCAGGAGCTGAAACTTCATCTGAGTGTCTCAGGTACCTGGTATCCCTGGATGACGCCGTTGTGGGTTTCATGAGGAGGAGGCTCCCAGCTCAGGTGGATGGTGTTATTCAGCTCATGGTTCACTGTGATGGTAACAGCCAGCGGAGAGGCACTGGGAACTGTGAAATTAAGTCAGACTTTACTATTATCTCACCATGGCTTTAATATGCACTCGTGTATGTAttagagaaaaaaagacaggacATGAATATTCTCAAATCAAACCATTTCTCACCCGTCTCTGGAACTCTGAAGTGCCGGGTGTTGCTCTCCCTTCCATACAAGCTACTTCCATAGGGACGCACTTTGAACTCATACTTGTAGCCTCTCTTTAAAGGGCCCACCTCAGTCTGGAAGCTGGGCAGTGTCACCTTCTTGGCTTCCCAGTCCGAGCTGGCAGGCAGCAGGCAGCGATAGAGAACCTCGAAGCCATCGAGGTAATGTGGCTGTGCCGGGAGGAACTGGAGCTGGTCAGAGGGAAAGAACAGGGTGACTCTCACGGCTGAAATATTCATGCTTTCTCTGAAACCCTGTGCAAAGGCTCTTCCATACCTTCCATTGTACTTGGGATATGTTGGACCCAGGGGCCATGAtggtgacattttccagagccaCTCGCAGGGTGGACAGTTCTTTGTGGAGGTCTTTCTGTATTGTGATGGCAGCCTCTGGAATAAAGagttttattaattttacatttaagaatttatttcacatttaaacaaaaacaattctcTTATCGCCTTGAGTCAGTCTGTTCTGCGTCAATACTCCTTCTAAGGCTACCAGCAGCAATGTACTGATCTACACTATGACCACTGAAGGCTGTGTCCGTGAACCACAACAGTGACAATTGTTATCTTGAGCGTCCCTTGAGTTTCAGttcccataaaaaaaaagaaacgaaGTACATTAACCAGTCTGTCATTGTAGCCCTCATCAGTTCAATCTGAGTGATAGTGAAATATCTGGCTAGTATTCACAAAGTATTCacaataaaaaactgaatatttttggtgcttttattttatttgaaagctTCAGACTTCTTCTTACCTTCAACTTGTAGGTGTGCGCTGGCAGTGACCACACCTACATCATTTACAGCAGTGCAGATGTACTTCCCAGCATCCTGGGCTGTCACATAATGGATCTGGAGAGTCTGGTCTGGGTTTACAAGGTACCTGTATTTGCATATAGGACAGTTAGTATCAAATGTACTGCCCCTGACatctgagataaaaactgaaatttAGATGTCAGGAAAGAAATAAGCTGTGGGGAAACTCTCTGTCAGCTCAGTGGcaagctaaaataaaaatacctATGGCAACATGACATGGTGATTTTCAAGGACATATTGAAGTGTGTGTTCAAGCAGTTGAATTTGGTCATCCGAAaagatgaaatgtaatttatttgagAAAGAGATTGAGGCAACATTCTTAAAACAATTTGTCTTGTGTCACAAATAAGCAATGATCCggtatttctttgttttgtcaCATATACCTGCCGTTAGGAAGTGGCCCCTGCTCTCTGCTCCAGACCACAGAGGGTGGAGGGTCACCTATAGCTTGGCAGTAGAACTGGGCAGGCTCCCCCATCCTCACCGACACATTTTCTGGCTTCAGCACCAGAACAGGCTTGGCTGCagtagaagagaagaagaagtcagTACTTTCCTTAACCGTACAGTGCCTGATTGATTTGTTGGTAGAGGGAGATATTTTCTTAtcacaataaacagaaaaacattgaaaatacaCTGGTAGAGAAGTGGTAATGCTGAAGTGGTTATAAGGTGTCTCACCCATCACAGAGAGCCGAGCcgctctgctctctctcactcccacaGTGTTACTGGCCACGCACACATAAGCACCAGAGTGTTTCTTCTCTGCAGGAGCGATGATAAGCCTACCACTCAGCTCCTACAGCACAGGAGCAGAAAACACATAGGTCCCTGTCACAATGTGTCAGCTTCACATGTCATGTGTGTTGGTCAGTGTAGGATAAGATTTACAACTAAATATTACCTATTCTTCAGCTGCTCTATTCAGTTGATGGATTTTAAAGTCTATTTATTATGTCTTTAtcactagatgtcacttaaCCAGGAACACTGTTTAATGagaaatgtgatatttattaAGCTCCATCACTCCTCCATTTTGGTTACTCATATGTCATTTAAATCATGAGCATCTTTGTCTTTTAAAGtaaatctctttttttctctcctccgcaGGATGAGttactttccttttctttttttttcaacatgcaACAACCGATGTATATGCCTGTTTTTTACACTGAAGAGAAGACTGAATATTTGAAGCCATCAGGTTAGAAAGGTGCAATAGATGATGGTCAGTCATCACAAAAATATGGCAAACAGAGAATCTAATTCAGATTTAAAGGGTGGATTTGGTTAGGAGCTAAACACCTGAGCCTTGGGTCTGGTTTCAGTGCAAACGCCTGGATCATCAGGCAGGTTTCACTGTCCATGGAGCTGAAACTTCCAGGTCCATTGCCTGAGTGGTCAGCCCACTACCCCTGCAGTACTCAGCACCTGTGTGTGTCAAAGCCAGCCAGGGGAGTGCGCACGTGACAACAGAATTAGAGATCATCAGGGAGGTGGGGGACTGGGCCGCTGGAACAGCAAGAGTGCATGTACAAAATATGTTTGTCAAGATGTCAAGAAGCTTTTTTGAAACTCTGACTCCAGGTGTCGGACTTCATTCACTATTGTGAGTAAGCAAGTTagcagtccacacacacacacacacacacacacacacatccagaatAATAATGCAACAACACAATTGATAAAAAGGTAAGCTATATTAGACCTGATCTATAAGCGAAACAGACATCTCACTTTGTTCAACAAGGGACCTTCAGCAACATTTTCTGGGTCTGTCTCAGCCATCGGTCTCACTGCGAGGCAGTGTTTGGATCTCTAAGTAAGGCGTACAGTGTCACTATTGAAGCACAGCCTGTTACTGCCCTGTTAggacactaaccctaaccctggtgTCAATGCATAATGGCCATCTAAAATATGATGTGATGTGTTCACAACATATTTGGCACGCCATCTCATTCTGTTAAACTTGAAAGGATCGAGACCTCCTCTTCACGTCAGATGGATGAAAGATACTGTTGCATTTAAGtaagtcaaaataaaatacaccttGCACGGAAGTAAGTCCAATTTCTAGAAGGCATTGTAAgaaactttggataaaagcatcagctaaatgatatgtaatgtaatgtaatgtaatgctgaCAACTTGAAAGACATGAGAGAATGGATTACACCTTTGGATCAGTCCAGTCCTCTCTGTCTACATTACGATTGTTTCTGTGATTGTAATTATGGTGTCATAAGGACCGCTTatgatttatatttaactttctttaatttGGTATTTATCTACttattgattgttttattttctttctctattttctTTGTAACCATGTTAAAATTTGGGGAGGGTTGGTTGTGTTTTGATGGGGATTTGTTCTGTTATGTACTTGTTGTAGTTGTACCAATGAAagaatgattaaaaaaactaaacaaaacacaagtgaCATTTAGAAAAAGTATCGGTAATGATTTTCAGTGGTGCATCTTTCCTCTAACATTTTTATGTAGATCTAAAGGACGTTTATTTTGGATGGTTATCCTATAATGATATACTCGGGATCAGAAAGTCACATTGAATCTAAAAGAATTTCACACATGAATGAGttaaaaatctgaaatacaACTTCGACTCTAATACGCCTCAAACCGTATCTTGGCCTTCCCTTTCTTACTTGGGAGACgtgttattttgtctttgtcctGCTTGATGTCCATGTCTATTACAGATTGTTTCCTGTTAAAATGCATTCTGGGACATTGGTTTTAATTAGGGCTGTTGTCCCTTTTtagattcatcatcatcacctgaaCAAAAATGCTTGCAAACTTAGTTCATGTCTACAAGGTGTTTGCTAAATTTCATGAgcaaaagatagagagagagagagagagacagggagaggccTTACAGTGTAGTGAATGTCACTGCTGTTAATCGGCGAGCCATCCTTCTTCCAGACGACGTTGGGTTGAGGGTGTCCTGCTGGGGGGCCACAGTTTAAGACAGCCACATCCCCCTCTGCCACCTCCACATCACTGGGCTCCACGCTGAACTCCTCCTGCAACGCTGGAACAACACAGTTGTCTCAGCTGGGTCAGAATTACAGGCCTCTGTCACATCCAGAGCCATGAACACTCTGATTTCTGATTAGATGTCTGAATCATCATCAGCTGGATGAAGTGAAACGAAATAAAttagtttcaatgtttatccaACATAGATACAACAATAATAACGGTTTACTGTCACTCTGCTGCCCcatgtcaaatcaataaaaaaaaatttgctcAACACAACAGTAGAAATCCCAGTTTGCACAGTGGTGTACACAATTCTAACAACACAATTGTAAGCATGCAACCAGCAGCACCAACTGTATCATCACCAACCAAACATCACTGTGATTTGGGGGCTCACCTCATTACCAGCTACAAAGTCCGGCAGTATACCAGCCTTTATAGACTATTAACCATTAAAGTTATCTCTTTTTATCATTAATCATTACTAAATGATTATCATTACTAATGCTAACATCAAATTCTGCTTAACTTAGAGCTGcaataatgattattttttgtatcttatcctttatttatttttgtatagtaATCAACTGTTTTATCTAAAAATTGTTAGTGTGTCATTATGTGTCCAGAACCGAAGATAACATCACGAAATGTCttctttaaatttttcatccatCAACAATAGATCAATCGATTGTTTGGGGTTCAACTTAAAATCATCCTCACAAAACATTCATATGATATCAAATgtttctcatcatcatcagtgacAGAAACTGAATTTCTTCTGTTTCGTTCTCTTTCTGTACCAAAGCTCAAATAGTTTATGTAAACTGTCCTTTTCCACTGCAGCTTTCATCTTGTGTCCTGTAGGAGTCAAAGACAAGCAGCCGCAGAAGCTGAGTGTCATACACTAtttcaaaaatcagacatgtcctttcacaaaaagatgcagaaaaactagtccacgcctttgttacatcgagactggactattgtaattcattattatcaggctccagcagtaagtcgttaaagactctacagcttgtccaaaatgccgcagcacgtgtcctgacgagaacaaagagaagagagcacatttctccagtattagcatcgctacactggcttccagttaaatctagaatagaatttaaaattcttctcctcaccttcaaggcccttaataatatagcgcctttttaccttaaagagctgttagtaccttataaacccactagagcactccgctcccagaattcaagcctacttgtcgtccctaaagtctctaaaggtagagtaggagccagagctttcagccatcaagcccctcggctgtggaatcatctaccactttcagttcgggaggcagataccatcttttcatttaagagtaggctcaaaaccttcctttttgataaagcttatagttagagctaattagtgcggaagaacgtaactttttctattttatgacacatgacacacggagcttctctttccagcttctccttcctcttctccatccctatcccccttccccggaatccctttgctttatcacccgcagatccagggcctctgtggccgcaccatggatggcggtttgttgatcgcgcaccgggggtcgtggtggtggacccagtgtggcggattctgtgtcgtgtggcaTTGgttacgggcggtggaccaggaccgcggtgatggcttgtgatgggtcctggtgggcggcggtggacggtgactgaggactggagtggcgtctggtctggatggtggatcgtggtctggatggttgctgaccatggactgtgattgcagcgggactgcttggcatgtcatgttggggttgtccttcgggatgtctaccctcatcaaatgctgctagagaaattaatctttaatcttgaagactttaatcttgatgatgttctcctgcacgtggcatctattgcacttctgtccgtcctgggagagggatccctcacatgtggctctctctgaggtttctacgtatttttaccctttttagtagtttttccttagtcttgctgagggttaaggacagaggatgtcacaccctgttaaagccctatgagatgaattgtaatttgtgaatacgggctatacaaatcaaatttgattgattcattgatACAGATAAGTCAACAGAGAGGGTCCAAGGTCAATCAGCAGGACATTGCGACTCCCTGTCCAGCAAACATTGACATTGTAGCCCTATGTCAATGTCACAACATACATCTTCATCAgccctctggtgtgtgtgtgtgtgtgtgtgtgtgtgtgtgtgtgtgtgtgtgtgtgtgtgtgtgtgtgtgtgtgtgcgagtgtgtgtgtgtgtgtgcgtgtgtgtgtgtgcgtctgagtGTGGAGAGTTGTGTGACTGCATGTCaatctgtgtgggtgtgcataATCAGTTgagtatatataaaataatctgtaCATGTGGGCTCAGATTTGAGAATACGTACAgggatttgaaaatgtgtttttaaattatgCATCAGTGAAATCGGATTTGTAAACGTGtaaaaaatctgtaaatgtgtAGTTTGATAATTGATCATtgaaatatatacatatgttcAAAGGTAGAAGACACTTCAGCATTGCCTGATCTTACCTGCGATATACAGTGATGCATTTCGACTGGCGGCCTTCCCTGCACTGTTCCTGGCCACGCAGGTGTAAACACCTTCCTGTGTCGGACCTCGCCTGCCCCCTCCGACACTCAGGAAGAAGAGGCTGCCCTCTGACAGAACCATGGACTGCCAGTGCCCATCTCCGTTCACTGTCTCCAGGGGTTGACCGTTGTACAGCCACTCGATGCTCGGCTTGGGGTTGCCATCGGCGCGGCAGGAGAGGGAAGCGGGATTCCCAACTTTCACTACCACGTCAGAGGGGTTGAGGACAATACGGGGCGGGGTCTCTTCCATATGAACTCTGGAACCTGAGGAGGATAGAGATGGAGTAAGCTACTGTATGTACTGTGGTTCTATTTAATCAGATGTAGAAAAGCAGAAAGAGCTCCAGCTGCTCAGCAAGCTGTCTGGAAATGTAGCTTTAATTCCATTTGATCCTTAGACTTTGCATTAAGAGTATGATTATTTTTCGGATCAAAACACGTATTATGAATGCATGTATCTCATAAAACCACCCCAGAGTTTATTTAACTGGCAACAGAACACCCATTATAAACACGTTTAAACCCTGCCACCAACAAACAATCTCTATTTGCAGCCAGCAGCAGTGGAATGCCATTGTTTAAACTTCCCATGGAGTTGGAGGACCTGGCTGAAGGAAACAGGGAGAATGTGATCAGCTTCCTGACAGGGGAGGAGGCTCCGACGTCTCAGGGACATCAACCACAACAAAGGCAAATTGGAAGTTCCCCATCAACTGTACAGTATATCCGCATAGAACAAAAGATCCCCTTCAAGAAGATGTTGACTCCGAAATGTTTACAAAGTGAAATATTTCCCAAACTGAATAAATTAAAATCAGATTGTGTCAAAGAGCAGTTCAGTCTAACAAGATTAACTTTTAATTGCTGCTTATTTTCTCATTCACACTTTCTTCACAAGTGTTCGAGTGTTGTATGCTGCCTGgttcattcaaaataaaaaagtgccaaaaggaaagaaaagacagagcCAAAAGATTGCCAGAATATCAGTAGTCTGGAGATGTCCATTGGCTACAAACATTAAGAATGGTGTGAAACAAAATGCTGTGTTATTTCACATTTGAATTGAATATCATTGTAACCTGGCCAAATAGTTTTGGCTGCCTTGAATTGGCAGGGACAGAGAAAAAGGCTTGGCTAGTCATTGATTCACTATAGCTGGAAATGCCTTCAAATTAGAGCTGACAATAGCCTGGTCAACCTCATTGTCACTTTGTCTCTTCACATtctgaggggaagaaaagaggatGCAGCCAAAACATCAGTGCGTCATGGTCAACATATGTTCTCAGGAGGGAGGATAAGGATGcttcccactctccagacctcATGGAAAAACAATTATCAATGTGTTCCAAAGGATTTAGGTACACAatgtattcaaaacaaaaagaagtgCGGGAAAGCGAGTTGGGCCGCATCCAAACCACACACCTCAACATCTCCTGCCCCACTTATTGGAAAGGGCCACACCTCTTGATAGGATTGCTGTAATTGATTTAGATCAAGAGGAAAAATGAATTGGCAATAGATTTCAAACAACATAGAATTCACAAGTCAGAGATTCTGGAAAGTCGATGCAAGGAAAGTGAagtcagattattattattaatattttttgattTACCGGGTTTTGTGAGCAATTTACACTTAATGCTGcctttaaaattattttattgttgaagtcattttttataatttatctCTCTCCTGTATTGTGAGTCAGATGCAGCGAAATATCGTTCAAATGTGAAATTGTCTGGTTCTTTGAATGAcgataaatgtcttttgaaTCTGAAGTCTGATGACTAACTTTTGTGGTCAAACAATGTATATACACAATATACAATATGCCCTTTTTGTTATACATGAAGTAAAGATGCAGAGCAGGGAACTGTCCTTCCAGCTTGATTAAACATGATACTTAATATTATACTTACAGTGAATATTTACTCTATTTATagtattacattttcaaattagTCAACACATGAATACTCAATGTACTCACCGGACAGAAAGACCCCCAACACCGACCACAATATTCTCATCGTTAACATGAACACAAACTTTCAAAGCCAACGTGATGAATAGCTTCTACCAGCCTAACAACAAAGCCAGATGTAAATTACgtagtttatttttcttcctccgTCAAACTGTTTTTAAGATCCAACAACATGTTTCTCTAAATTTACGGACAACATGTATTTCTGTCCCATAATGTGACTCAATGTTTCTGTTCTGTCCCGTGAACACACAGCGTGAATCTTGCATAGTGACGGACGAATacctttttcaaaataagacacatcctgagcaaaaaaaataaatccagttCACTGCACTCTACACATATAACACTATAaccaaaatattattttagaaccagtattttgtatgttttttgcactgtttcatttttttatttgactcttttatttacaaaaaaaatgtcagacttttaatttgaaggcAGTGCCACAAGCTTCCTGTATTTTTCCATTTGTCCGACAAAAGCTTGACAACCTGAACCTGTCCGGGGTATATGTCACAGTTCAGTGTGGAACAACTTTAAAGTTCATAAAAGCTcttatacacatatacacatacactgTACCTACATATTAGATTACCACTGGGAAAGTCAATAAGGAAAGTGTCGActgaaattaattaataaataattaatgattCTAATCGGATGAACAGGATGATTTATCATTAAAACACTATTATATCTGCAAtatttgttctgtttgttttaagCTAGACCGAAGTCATGTTTAACGTTTCAGCTGCTGTACTCTGAGGACTCGGGTTATCTCTGCTCACATTAATCAGTATACATTGTATTGATAACAACACTAGAAAAGACCATACGAGTTTAAAGgcccagtgtgtaagattaaggTGAAAGGGATATATTATCAGAAATTGAACATCTTTAATTGAACATCTATACATCAATTAATCCTAGTCAAGATGTTACTACTgtgtaatcatctaaattgtacgaatttgTTGATTTCTATACACTtgaatattgaaatactttatatttacatcaggagcgggccCTCTGTCTACGGAGGCCACCAGATTTTAATAGTcatccaaactggacaaaccaaagaccttttgagtttttattacgACTGAAGGCTTCCACatattctctttcatgtttggaaggggagggtgaggtgagaggtattcagctgcaacttacaacttcaccactagatgtccctaaaTCCTacatactgaacctttaaatataTAAGCATTTTCTTCAACATCATCACATACCATCAGACTCTGCTCCCGGTGTAATGAGGAGATCTCCCAGTTTTCGTCTAATCAAAgtcaatataaatatttgagGTGGTTGTATAATTGTTCTGCCTTCTAAATATGCTGGCCCAACTCGGAGGTTTGTTTTTGACGATTTCTGGCAGCGGATCTTTCAACACTTTCATGAGGCAGGAAGTTCAGAATCTCCCATGTTTCTAAACAATAGAAGGAAATGATATGTCTCTCACACATACAATCACTTCACAAAGTAGCTCAACTGTTAGTAAGCTGCTTTTTAGGTTAGGTCTCTGTCTAATGGTTCAGTATATTTTACTGAAAAGTGAAAGATACAAAAGGCACTTTGAGTTGCTTTATCATATTCATCTAAAATAATGCATAAAATATTACTTTGACATTGTAAATAAGAATGTCAACTTGGTTCCGCACAAAATAGCGAACAACAATCAAAGAAGGTAAGTATGTACTGTGTTCACACTGTAAATAGCCATATCAAAAGCCAATGAGAATATGAAATGTGGTGTTTTTACATCTCTCACTAGAAAAACTGGTATTAGCTCCTCCACTGATGTTTAATTAGTGTTTTTTCTAATGAATAACTTGCACTGATACCTCACCTTGTATACCTctataaaatgttaatgttgatCTTTTGTTTGCTAACtgcaaaaacaattaaaagtgcTGCGCAGGTCTTCTGTGTATTTTCTAAGATGTGATGGTATGAAGCATAAGAAGTAGGCAGAGTTACTTCCAAGTCCCATCACAGCAAAGGAAATGCAGCCAGGAAATAAGTGGACTACCAGTAGTTCATTCCCTCCAATGgctcacataaataaagcaTTGTTTAGTGAACTGTTCATTGTGAGGCTCAGAAAGACCCGGGGCTAAGTGATGGATGTTTATATTGATCCAACAACTCGGGCTTGATGGCCCCGGCATCGGCCAGCTTTCAGTCGGCAACAAAAGCTTTAGAGAGGATGAAGGATGAGTCTCGGCTCAACACAAGTCATGGGAATGGCGCTGGGCTGCGATGTGGTGAGGGAAGGAACCTCTTTGAGGCGCTGGACCAAAGGTCAGGGGAAGTGTCGGAGCGAGCAGAGAGGGCGGGATGgagtgagaaaaagaaagaatgtgTCAGCGGTAGAGAGGAATGTGATAAAAATTGACTTCAGAGTAAATTCTAAGTGTAATTCAACTGTGTTTGGTAAATGGA
This genomic window from Pleuronectes platessa chromosome 15, fPlePla1.1, whole genome shotgun sequence contains:
- the robo4 gene encoding roundabout homolog 1, which codes for MLTMRILWSVLGVFLSGSRVHMEETPPRIVLNPSDVVVKVGNPASLSCRADGNPKPSIEWLYNGQPLETVNGDGHWQSMVLSEGSLFFLSVGGGRRGPTQEGVYTCVARNSAGKAASRNASLYIAALQEEFSVEPSDVEVAEGDVAVLNCGPPAGHPQPNVVWKKDGSPINSSDIHYTELSGRLIIAPAEKKHSGAYVCVASNTVGVRESRAARLSVMAKPVLVLKPENVSVRMGEPAQFYCQAIGDPPPSVVWSREQGPLPNGRYLVNPDQTLQIHYVTAQDAGKYICTAVNDVGVVTASAHLQVEEAAITIQKDLHKELSTLRVALENVTIMAPGSNISQVQWKLQFLPAQPHYLDGFEVLYRCLLPASSDWEAKKVTLPSFQTEVGPLKRGYKYEFKVRPYGSSLYGRESNTRHFRVPETVPSASPLAVTITVNHELNNTIHLSWEPPPHETHNGVIQGYQVWCVESEEQQFQNWTVDSGQHSLDISSIKAGKRYWLTMAAVNGAGVGTLSDPHGFVINTQIGGPLESDSQRRHLSQILLQDPVFIGIIGALLWCVLMVAVVYLIRRHSRTGHLIPGHGKVKGLRRLASEDLIIKHSMAAPDSPWISGGWRPAFSQKYQDLWAQGQKHPGIRSTSLPVSSRKDLSRLDSVVPIVTDSCGVYGTFYVDLMGSGLKTFNSPGHRTKMPHGLPHQQGAETIRIFPQPVAKTLSLGSRDLLPWKQAIRPQPKMGVLRESWEKNNSKQELHAVNSVPIVPTRKQACPSSVYKQRLSHIPPGRNGGCPECSDVAGCPRMLHYPASVRLVDMLPPPPPMPIDSTMDTHSLTSDEGSSRSTKLTVDMGSLQSVCEESGQHGHPRLCLCPSNSHLSTASYTMSLDDDHGGTLTAQEATQYLELSPKPERCSALPEQRSLLSHTFAPNLSYMCGPVRDTQLEEDFSTDELEAPPIGLRRARLQSTPSSCYSEWDSSLWNTWSSVMDSDMASARTSLISSVDSCYTSDSAHFAHLLAVAADSMSGASLSDFSPPASPLSALYPSFHAEGDSFGEPEPEPVPAWDWSMAWVEEMEARYRARYPSRSTKPFNA